One Raphanus sativus cultivar WK10039 unplaced genomic scaffold, ASM80110v3 Scaffold0085, whole genome shotgun sequence DNA window includes the following coding sequences:
- the LOC130501046 gene encoding uncharacterized protein LOC130501046, whose amino-acid sequence MVAPLILMQIDNGDLHDPEGHLCSAAGGYYRSWMDKPHLDPNTKLLTEEYVQGIKEFMRLVQQQPDAKNGFSRNYKVWYLRETGYEYGSTSEPQPVSEFQPDIRLEESRTDIDYGVGKQPLYQNCRDGHSALSSATRLMGIKTDYNLAEECMDAITDFVKGILPEDNVAPGSYYEVQKLVAGLQLPYEVIDVCIDNCMIYWRADETQNECKFCGKPRFQETRGRVPIPFKRMCPFGKHGRQYSLWPVIVTPYNLPPSLCMRREFLFLSILVPGPEHPKRSLDVLLQPLIYELQQLWAHGSETYDVSCKENFHMRAVLMWTISDFPAYGMLSGWTTHGRLSCPYCQDDTAAFQLKNGRKTCWFDCHRRFLPPDHPYRRSRNAFTKNKQVFDGPPVEVSGEDLLKQFRYFDAERTPDVGGHENIRVSAVGELHNWHKKSIFWDLPYWESHLLRHNLDVMHIEKNFFDNLMNTVLNIQGKTKDNLKSRLDLVDICDRPELHVDENGTAPFPIYRLDGARKEEFFDWITDKVKFPDGYASNLGNCVDRSERKFTGLKSHDCHVIMQRLLPFAFSALLPRNVHEAIAGISVFFRDLCSRVVTEEGINNLKTNAPVSMCNLEKIFPPSFFDVMEHLVIHLARELELGGPVQYRWMYIFERYMHHLKKMVKNLSRVEGSIVAQVINEETAIFAENYFPPEVHTKHRRPSRHNDRGESNISCYCPKHVQGNRTT is encoded by the exons ATGGTTGCACCTTTGATTCTCATGCAAATCGATAATGGAGACCTGCATGACCCTGAAGGTCATCTGTGTAGTGCAGCAG GAGGTTATTATCGTTCATGGATGGATAaacctcatttggatcccaacaccaaattgcttacggaagaatacgTTCAAGGGATTAAAGAATTCATGAGGCTTGTTCAACAACAACCGGATGCCAAAAATG GGTTTTCACGTAATTATAAAGTTTGGTATCTTCGGGAAACTGGTTATGAatatggtagtactagcgaacctcagcctgTTAGTGAATTTCAGCCGGATATTAGGTTAGAAGAATCTAGAACGGAtatagattatggtgtag GAAAACAACCTTTGTATCAAAATtgtagagatggtcattcagcctTATCATCTGCAACTAGATTAATGGGTATTAAGACAGACTATAATTTGGCTGAAGAATGTATGGATGCGATTACTGATTTTGTCAAAGgcattctacctgaggataatgttgCACCGGGTTCATACTACGAAGTTCAGAAACTGGTTGCCGGTCTTCAACTACCGTACGAAGTGATAGATGTATGTAttgacaactgcatgatctactggagaGCGGATGAGACACAGAAtgaatgcaaattttgtgggaaacCTCGTTTCCAGGAGACGAGGGGAAGAGTTCCGATCCCGTTCAAAAGAATGTG cccatttGGAAAGCATGGAAGACAGTATTCTCTTTGGCCAGTTATTGTGACACCGTACAACCTACCGCCGAGCTTGTgcatgcgacgagagtttttgttcctCTCAATTCTCGTCCCCGGGCCAGAGCATCCTAAAAGATCACTAGATGTGCTTCTTCAACCACtgatatatgagttgcaacaactatgggcgCATGGTTCTGAGACATACGATGTTTCGTGCAAAGAAAACTTTCATatgcgggcagtacttatgtggacaataagtgactttccagcatatggtatgttatctggatggacaacacatgggagactatcatgtccatattgtcaagatgaCACAGCTGCTTTCCAACTAAAGaacggaaggaaaacgtgttggtttgactgtcacaggcgatttctaccacctgatcatccataccGCAGGAGTAGGAATGCAtttacgaagaacaagcagGTGTTTGATGGTCCACCTGTGGAAGTTAGTGGGGAAGATTTGTTGAAgcagtttaggtattttgatgCAGAAAGGACGCCAGATGTAGGTGGACATGAAAACATTCGAGTCAGTGCGGTTGGAgagctacataactggcacaaaaagagtattttctgggatctgccatattgGGAAAGTCATCTATTgcggcataatttagatgtcatgcatattgagaagaacttcttcGACAATCTGATGAACACAGTCCTTAACATCCAAGGTAAAACGAAGGATAACTTGAAGTCAAGgttggatttagtcgatatctGTGATCGTCCTGAACTTCATGTGGATGAGAATGGTACGGCCCCTTTTCCCATTTATCGTCTGGATGGTGCTAGAAAAGAAgagttctttgattggattacaGATAAAGTGAAATTTCCTGACGGATATGCATCAAATTTGGGGAATTGCGTTGATAGAAGCGAAAGAAAGTTTACTGGcttgaagagtcatgattgtcatgtaaTTATGCAGCGCCTCCTTCCGTTTGCTTTTTCAGCATTATTGCCACGTAATGTTCATGAAGCAATTGCAG GGATAAGTGTtttcttccgcgatttatgcAGCAGAGTAGTGACTGAAGAGGGTATTAATAATTTGAAGACAAACGCACCAGTCAGCATGTGCAACctcgagaagatatttcctccatcattcttTGATGTTATGGAACATCTTGTTATTCATCtcgcaagagaattggaacttggtggtcctgtgcagtacAGATGGATGTATATTTTTGAGCGTTATATGCATCATCTGAAGAAGATGGTCAAAAATTTAAGCCGGGTGGAAGGATCTATAGTGGCACaggtgatcaatgaagaaactgCAATCTTTGCTGAAAATTATTTTCCACCAGAAGTGCATACAAAACATCGAAGACCTTCTCGGCACAATGACAGAGGAGAGAGCAACATATCATGTTACTGTCCCAAGCATGTTCAAGGAAATAGGACGACTTAG